ATTTATATAATAAATCTAAAACTAATTTTTTAGCACCAATATCTATACCTCTTGTAGGTTCTGATATTAATAAAATGTCAGGTTGTAATGTTAATGCACGAGCTATACATACCTTTTGTTGATTACCACCACTAAGGCGTCTAGTAATTTGTTCTGGTCCTCTGCACCTTATATCTAAATCAGTAATCATTGTAAGACAATGCTCTCTAATATCAGATTTAGAAATTTGACTAAAAAGGCCAAATTTAGAAATATATTTTTTCTGCATTTGAATAGCAGTAAGTGCAATATTCATTTCAATAGAAGTATCTAATAATAATCCAATTCCTCTTCTATCTTCTGAAACAAAACCTAAACCATTTTTTAAAGATTCTACTGTATTATTTAATTTCAATTTTTTGTTGTTAATTATTATTTCTCCTTTAGTTTCATAAAGTCCCATTATCCCATTTGATATTCCTACTTTACCTTGACCAGCAAGTCCACCAATACCCAATATTTCTCCTCGTTTAACATCAATATTTATACCTTTTGTACTTTCTCCTGGCATATTTACATATAAATTTCTTAATGACAATATTACATCTTTCTCTCTATTTTCTGAACTGGTTTCACTTTCTTTTTTAGATAGTCTTTTAATTTTTCTACCTACCATTAGTTCAGCTAATTCTAAAATATGAGTATGTTTCTTTTCTTTACAAACTACTAATTCTCCATCTCTAAGAACTGTTACCTTATCTGAAACCTTCATAACTTCATCTAATCTATGTGTAATAAAAATAATGGCTATGCCTAAATTTGCTAATTTTTTCATTGCTTTTAATAAATTTTCTGATTCACTTTCTGTAAGAACTGCTGTTGGTTCATCAAAAACTAATATTTTAATATTGTCTTTATCTATTTCTCTAGCAATTTCAATAAATTGTTTGTG
The DNA window shown above is from Senegalia massiliensis and carries:
- a CDS encoding sugar ABC transporter ATP-binding protein, whose protein sequence is MSDYILEMKNIEKEYFKNKVLKNINLSIKSGEIHAILGENGAGKSTLMNILFGMPVIQSTGGFSGDIMIDGEIVNIDSPNEAMKNGIGMVHQEFMLIPGFTITENIKLNREKTKKNIISKIFGEKLETLDNKSMNKDTRMALDKLEIGLDEWTLVEGLPVGHKQFIEIAREIDKDNIKILVFDEPTAVLTESESENLLKAMKKLANLGIAIIFITHRLDEVMKVSDKVTVLRDGELVVCKEKKHTHILELAELMVGRKIKRLSKKESETSSENREKDVILSLRNLYVNMPGESTKGINIDVKRGEILGIGGLAGQGKVGISNGIMGLYETKGEIIINNKKLKLNNTVESLKNGLGFVSEDRRGIGLLLDTSIEMNIALTAIQMQKKYISKFGLFSQISKSDIREHCLTMITDLDIRCRGPEQITRRLSGGNQQKVCIARALTLQPDILLISEPTRGIDIGAKKLVLDLLYKLNEELGMTIVMTSSELAELRSICNRIAIITEGQVEGILSPDDEDSKFGLMMAGEYKKSRREAF